A window from Triticum aestivum cultivar Chinese Spring chromosome 6D, IWGSC CS RefSeq v2.1, whole genome shotgun sequence encodes these proteins:
- the LOC123146093 gene encoding transcriptional corepressor LEUNIG_HOMOLOG-like, whose product MFNFLLYPQIHLKDSEMADNMRHVPKDSMMHGEDGTGLASSSNQTDDLEDVKGIFTQLKISPSEPDPAASKGFTFSEVNCWRPASSRKLVCCNFSSDGRILASAGHENKAVVWNMDTFQTHNLPEEHAYLITDVCFRPNSTQMATSAFDKTIKLWNARDTRFSHHTFSGHKYPIVSLDIHPKKTDLLCSCDRNGEIRYWNVTQLTYLGAMKDGPLVRFQPSTGQLLAATTGNVVSIFDVDTHTKKYTLQGHNISVQWLCWDNSGEYLASVSEDQVKVWSVSSGECTHEVSSNGNAFYSCVFHPSYTNLLVIGGYQSLELWDMVNNQIMMVQAHEGIIAALAQSPVTGMVASASHDKSVKLWK is encoded by the exons ATGTTTAATTTCTTATTATATCCACAGATACACCTGAAGGACTCGGAAATGGCTGACAACATGCGCCATGTTCCAAAAGATTCAATGATGCATGGTGAGGATGGTACTGGACTCGCATCCTCTTCAAATCAAACG GATGATCTCGAAGACGTAAAGGGCATTTTTACTCAACTTAAAATAAGCCCGTCAGAGCCTGATCCGGCGGCTTCAAAAG GTTTCACCTTCAGCGAGGTTAACTGCTGGCGACCAGCAAGCAGCAGGAAGTTAGTCTGCTGCAACTTCTCTTCCGACGGCAGGATCTTGGCAAGTGCTGGACATGAAAACAAG GCTGTAGTTTGGAACATGGACACTTTCCAGACTCATAATTTACCAGAAGAGCATGCTTACCTTATCACCGATGTCTGTTTCAGACCTAACTCTACACAGATGGCAACATCTGCTTTTGACAAAACAATTAAGCTATGGAATGCTAGAGAT ACTCGATTCTCTCATCATACATTCTCTGGGCATAAATATCCAATTGTGTCACTAGATATTCATCCAAAGAAGACAGACCTTTTGTGTTCTTGTGATAGGAATGGTGAAATCCGGTACTGGAACGTGACTCAGCTTACCTATCTAGGTGCCATGAAG GACGGTCCTCTCGTTCGTTTCCAACCTAGCACTGGACAATTACTCGCAGCTACTACAGGAAATGTTGTCTCTATATTTGACGTTGACACACATACCAAAAAGTACACCTTGCAG GGCCATAACATAAGCGTGCAGTGGTTGTGCTGGGATAACAGTGGGGAGTACCTGGCATCTGTCAGTGAGGATCAAGTTAAGGTTTGGTCAGTATCATCAGGAGAGTGCACTCATGAGGTCAGCTCAAATGGAAATGCGTTCTATTCTTGTGTGTTCCATCCAAGTTATACCAACCTCTTGGTGATTGGAGGCTACCAG TCTTTGGAGCTATGGGACATGGTAAACAACCAAATTATGATGGTACAAGCTCACGAAGGTATAATTGCCGCGTTGGCACAATCACCGGTAACCGGGATGGTGGCTTCCGCGAGCCACGACAAATCTGTCAAGCTGTGGAAGTAA